From one Streptomyces sp. Q6 genomic stretch:
- a CDS encoding DUF4442 domain-containing protein has product MSADQMSIGEMLAATVPMARTLNLEFVETTAERAVVALPDQADFHNHVGGPHAGAMFTLGESASGAIVLAAFGEQLSRAVPLAVSAEIAYKKLAMGPVTATATLGRPVADVVAELDAGERPEFPVSIAIRRGDGAVTGEMTVVWTLRPNS; this is encoded by the coding sequence ATGAGCGCAGATCAGATGTCCATCGGCGAGATGCTCGCCGCCACGGTGCCGATGGCGCGCACCCTGAACCTCGAATTCGTCGAGACCACTGCGGAGCGGGCGGTCGTCGCGCTGCCGGACCAGGCCGACTTCCACAACCACGTGGGCGGGCCGCACGCCGGCGCGATGTTCACCCTCGGAGAGTCCGCGAGCGGCGCCATCGTGCTCGCCGCCTTCGGGGAGCAGCTCTCGCGGGCCGTGCCGCTGGCCGTCAGCGCGGAGATCGCCTACAAGAAGCTCGCGATGGGTCCCGTCACCGCGACGGCGACGCTCGGACGGCCCGTCGCCGACGTCGTCGCGGAGCTGGACGCGGGGGAGCGGCCGGAGTTCCCCGTGAGCATCGCGATCCGCCGGGGCGACGGCGCCGTGACCGGAGAGATGACCGTCGTGTGGACACTCCGTCCCAACAGCTGA
- a CDS encoding MFS transporter: MTSAAASPPPPPSTPSEPSESSPSKGPRRPAWAGRNYTLLAVSAFITTLGAHGALIASAFAVLDAGGDGGDVGLVAAARTLFLVIFLLVGGAVADRLPRHHVMVAANALNFLSQGAFALLVLQGEPRLWQMMALSALGGTGQAFFNPAAEGMLMASVSGEQASRAFAMFRMGMSGAAVGGAALGGAMVAAIGPGWVLAVDAAAFAVAGALRMFLDVSHIAPREPGGGLLSDMRDGWREFIGRPWLWTIVAQFSVVVAVVGAAESVFGPLVARDELGGAGPWGLALGAFGVGTILGGMLMMRWRPQRLLFAATLSVFSLALPSAALAIPVPLPALVAVMFVSGVTIEIFGVSWITALHQEIPEEKLSRVSAYDWFGSVAMVPLATALAGPAESAFGRTPSLWGCAALVVLATTAVLFVPDVRNLRRRGTTTEVAVSTAQEPTAMTAPQDLTPR; the protein is encoded by the coding sequence GTGACCTCAGCCGCCGCCTCCCCGCCCCCGCCGCCCTCGACGCCTTCCGAGCCGTCGGAGTCTTCGCCGTCGAAGGGGCCGCGCCGTCCCGCCTGGGCCGGGCGCAACTACACCCTGCTCGCCGTCTCGGCGTTCATCACGACCCTCGGCGCGCACGGCGCGCTGATCGCGTCCGCGTTCGCCGTGCTCGACGCGGGCGGCGACGGCGGCGACGTGGGCCTGGTGGCCGCGGCGCGCACCCTGTTCCTCGTGATCTTCCTGCTGGTGGGCGGCGCCGTCGCCGACCGGCTGCCGCGCCACCACGTGATGGTCGCGGCCAACGCGCTCAACTTCCTCTCGCAGGGCGCCTTCGCGCTTCTCGTCCTCCAGGGCGAGCCACGGCTGTGGCAGATGATGGCGCTCAGCGCGCTCGGCGGCACGGGGCAGGCGTTCTTCAACCCGGCGGCCGAGGGCATGCTCATGGCGTCGGTCTCCGGGGAACAGGCGAGCCGCGCGTTCGCGATGTTCCGGATGGGGATGTCCGGCGCCGCGGTGGGCGGCGCCGCGCTCGGCGGCGCGATGGTCGCCGCGATCGGCCCCGGCTGGGTGCTCGCGGTGGACGCGGCGGCGTTCGCGGTCGCAGGCGCGCTGCGGATGTTCCTCGACGTGAGCCACATCGCGCCGCGCGAGCCGGGCGGCGGCCTGCTCTCCGACATGCGCGACGGCTGGCGGGAGTTCATCGGACGCCCCTGGCTGTGGACCATCGTGGCCCAGTTCTCCGTGGTGGTCGCGGTGGTGGGCGCCGCCGAGTCGGTGTTCGGGCCGCTGGTGGCCCGCGACGAACTGGGCGGGGCCGGACCGTGGGGCCTCGCGCTCGGCGCGTTCGGCGTCGGCACGATCCTCGGCGGCATGCTGATGATGCGCTGGAGACCGCAGCGCCTGCTGTTCGCGGCGACCCTCTCCGTCTTCTCCCTCGCCCTGCCGTCGGCGGCGCTCGCGATCCCCGTACCGCTGCCGGCCCTGGTCGCCGTGATGTTCGTCAGCGGCGTCACCATCGAGATCTTCGGCGTCTCCTGGATCACCGCCCTGCACCAGGAGATCCCGGAGGAGAAGCTCTCCCGCGTCTCGGCCTACGACTGGTTCGGCTCGGTGGCGATGGTGCCGCTCGCGACGGCGCTGGCCGGTCCCGCCGAGTCGGCCTTCGGCCGCACCCCGTCGCTGTGGGGGTGCGCGGCGCTCGTCGTCCTCGCGACGACGGCGGTCCTGTTCGTGCCCGACGT